A genomic region of Mesobacillus jeotgali contains the following coding sequences:
- the rpsF gene encoding 30S ribosomal protein S6, whose translation MRKYEVMYIIRPNIEEEAKKALTERFSSILTENGAEVSEAKEWGKRRLAYEINDFRDGYYQLVKVNATPEAVEEFSRLAKINEDILRHIVIKEEE comes from the coding sequence ATGAGAAAGTACGAAGTTATGTACATCATCCGCCCAAACATTGAAGAGGAAGCTAAAAAGGCTCTTACTGAGCGTTTCAGCTCAATCCTTACAGAAAACGGTGCGGAAGTTTCAGAAGCTAAGGAATGGGGCAAACGCCGCCTTGCTTATGAAATCAATGATTTCCGTGATGGCTACTACCAGCTTGTTAAGGTAAACGCTACTCCGGAAGCAGTTGAGGAATTCTCTCGTCTTGCTAAGATCAACGAAGATATCCTTCGCCACATCGTAATTAAAGAAGAAGAATAA
- a CDS encoding DUF951 domain-containing protein, with protein sequence MDHEFQLNDVVEMKKPHPCGTNKWKIIRLGMDIRIKCEGCEHSVLIPRKEFTRKVKKVLSKQEE encoded by the coding sequence TTGGACCACGAGTTTCAACTAAATGATGTTGTTGAAATGAAAAAACCACATCCTTGCGGCACCAACAAGTGGAAAATCATCCGCCTTGGCATGGATATCCGAATCAAGTGTGAAGGCTGCGAACACAGCGTCTTGATTCCAAGAAAAGAGTTCACAAGAAAAGTAAAGAAAGTTCTATCGAAGCAGGAAGAATGA
- a CDS encoding YybS family protein, which produces MKNTYKLTEGAILLAIFAVLLLITFYIPGLGLVVNLFLSLPFLFFGAKYDGKSTAVFTIAAVLLSMILGSLLAIPLALAYGTTGAVMGYMVREGKSRSTAYIAGSLVFLLNLVAQYALSVILFKINIIEELMEAFRVSTDQAIKMLEQMGQTPDEKLIKQFETMIDMMEVLMPSMFVMASFLIVFLLQLVSFPFLKRFGIKVPSWPPFRELNLPKSILWYYLIAMIAALIMQPEKGTYWYWAISNLTFILQMLMVLQGLSLVFYVTHMKRYPKAVPIIVIVLTFLLPFVLYIVRILGIIDLGFDLRKRLGEKK; this is translated from the coding sequence ATGAAGAATACATACAAGCTAACGGAAGGAGCCATCCTGTTAGCGATTTTTGCGGTTTTATTGTTGATCACTTTTTATATACCTGGCCTGGGGTTAGTTGTGAACCTCTTTCTTTCTTTGCCATTTCTGTTTTTCGGTGCTAAGTATGACGGCAAAAGTACGGCTGTGTTTACGATCGCCGCTGTATTATTATCGATGATCCTAGGGTCACTTCTGGCAATCCCGCTTGCATTGGCATATGGTACGACTGGTGCTGTGATGGGTTACATGGTCAGGGAAGGGAAAAGCAGGTCTACAGCATACATAGCAGGTTCCCTCGTGTTTCTTTTGAATTTAGTGGCACAATATGCATTGTCGGTCATCTTATTTAAAATTAATATTATCGAAGAACTGATGGAGGCTTTTCGAGTCTCTACCGACCAGGCAATCAAAATGCTGGAACAAATGGGGCAGACCCCTGATGAGAAACTCATCAAGCAATTCGAAACAATGATCGATATGATGGAAGTGCTTATGCCAAGCATGTTCGTCATGGCTTCATTTTTGATTGTGTTCCTGCTTCAGCTTGTCTCATTCCCCTTCTTAAAGCGTTTTGGGATCAAGGTGCCATCCTGGCCTCCATTCAGGGAATTGAATCTGCCAAAAAGTATCTTATGGTACTATCTCATCGCGATGATTGCAGCATTAATCATGCAGCCGGAAAAAGGGACTTACTGGTACTGGGCAATTTCCAATCTTACATTCATACTGCAGATGCTGATGGTTCTCCAAGGTCTTTCATTAGTCTTTTATGTAACACATATGAAACGGTATCCTAAAGCTGTTCCAATCATCGTCATTGTCCTGACCTTCCTCCTGCCATTTGTTCTTTATATTGTCAGGATATTAGGTATAATTGATTTAGGGTTTGACTTAAGAAAACGTCTTGGGGAGAAGAAGTAA
- the rpsR gene encoding 30S ribosomal protein S18 has protein sequence MGGRRGGRAKRRKVCYFTANGITKIDYKDVDLLKKFISERGKILPRRVTGTSAKYQRKLTVAIKRSRQMALLPYVSGE, from the coding sequence ATGGGTGGACGCAGAGGCGGACGTGCAAAACGCCGTAAGGTTTGCTACTTCACAGCAAACGGAATCACTAAGATTGATTATAAAGATGTTGATCTTCTAAAAAAATTCATCTCTGAGCGCGGTAAAATTTTACCACGCCGTGTAACTGGAACTAGCGCTAAATATCAGCGTAAATTGACAGTTGCAATCAAACGTTCTCGTCAAATGGCATTACTGCCATACGTTTCAGGCGAATAA
- a CDS encoding DHH family phosphoesterase encodes MPSYLERRQIRYPLYGLMAVTLVLIGFLSYYNWIIGAAGFILTGLLIYLIFQVNHKIRQETEEYISTLSYRVKKVGEEALMEMPIGIMLINEDYYIEWTNPFIAASFNEDSLVGKSLYDVADAVIPLIKQEVETEIITLHDRKFRVIHKPEERLLYFFDVTEQAEIEKMYHDERTVISIIYLDNYEELTQGMDDQTKSSLNSLVTSILNKWATNNGVFLKRVSSERFIAVFSEHILRLLEKGKFTILDEVRETTSKQNVPLTLSIGVGTGYSSLPELGTQAQSSLDLALGRGGDQVAIKQPNGKVKFYGGKTNPVEKRTRVRARVISHALKELVIESDKVLIMGHKNPDMDAIGSSIGILKVAQMNKREGFIVYNKNEIDTGVQRLMDEIKENESLYSRFITPEQAYEIASDDTLLVVVDTHKPSLVIDERLLNRIENVIVIDHHRRGEEFIKNPLLVYMEPYASSTAELVTELLEYQPKNGKIQMLEATALLAGIIVDTKSFTLRTGARTFDAASYLRSHGADTVLVQKFLKEDINTYIKRAKIIENVYFYRDGIVISKGEDDVYCDQVLIAQAADTLLTMDGVSASFVISKRSEDTVGISARSLGEINVQVVMENLEGGGHLTNAATQMYDITTDEAETLLQNAIEDYLEGGQKE; translated from the coding sequence ATGCCTTCTTATTTAGAGAGGCGGCAAATACGTTATCCATTGTATGGATTGATGGCCGTAACACTGGTGCTAATTGGATTTCTGTCTTACTATAACTGGATTATAGGGGCTGCAGGGTTCATTCTCACTGGCCTGTTGATATATCTCATTTTTCAAGTGAATCATAAAATAAGGCAAGAGACGGAAGAGTATATCTCCACACTGTCTTATCGTGTAAAAAAGGTCGGCGAAGAAGCATTGATGGAAATGCCGATTGGAATCATGCTAATCAATGAGGACTACTATATTGAGTGGACGAATCCTTTCATTGCTGCTAGTTTCAATGAAGACTCGCTTGTCGGCAAATCGCTGTATGATGTAGCCGATGCGGTCATTCCATTGATTAAGCAAGAGGTAGAAACTGAAATCATCACTCTTCATGACCGAAAGTTTAGAGTCATTCACAAACCTGAGGAACGGCTGCTCTACTTTTTCGATGTGACCGAACAGGCAGAAATTGAAAAAATGTACCATGATGAGCGCACGGTCATTTCTATTATTTATCTTGATAACTATGAGGAACTGACTCAGGGAATGGATGACCAGACGAAAAGCAGCTTGAACAGTCTTGTGACTTCTATTTTAAATAAATGGGCTACCAATAATGGGGTATTCCTTAAGAGGGTTTCTTCTGAACGATTCATCGCTGTTTTCAGTGAACATATTCTCCGGCTGCTTGAAAAAGGCAAATTCACGATTCTTGATGAAGTAAGGGAAACAACATCTAAGCAAAATGTTCCATTAACTTTGAGCATTGGAGTCGGTACAGGTTATTCATCGCTTCCAGAACTCGGAACACAGGCGCAATCAAGCCTGGATTTGGCTTTGGGACGTGGCGGCGATCAGGTAGCGATCAAACAGCCTAACGGCAAAGTTAAGTTTTATGGCGGCAAGACGAATCCTGTTGAAAAGCGCACAAGGGTAAGGGCGCGAGTCATTTCTCATGCATTGAAGGAATTGGTTATTGAAAGTGACAAGGTCTTGATCATGGGACATAAGAATCCGGATATGGACGCAATTGGTTCGTCAATCGGTATCCTTAAAGTTGCACAAATGAACAAGCGTGAAGGCTTTATTGTGTATAATAAAAATGAGATTGATACAGGTGTACAGCGCTTGATGGATGAGATTAAGGAAAACGAATCTCTTTACTCAAGGTTCATTACACCAGAACAGGCGTATGAAATTGCTTCTGATGACACATTGCTTGTCGTTGTCGATACGCATAAGCCATCACTTGTCATTGATGAGAGATTGTTGAACCGAATTGAGAACGTCATCGTGATCGATCACCACCGACGGGGAGAGGAATTCATTAAAAATCCGCTGCTCGTATACATGGAGCCATATGCTTCATCAACGGCTGAACTAGTCACGGAATTGCTAGAATATCAGCCGAAGAATGGGAAAATCCAGATGCTTGAGGCTACAGCTTTATTGGCTGGAATCATCGTCGACACGAAAAGCTTCACCTTAAGGACAGGGGCTCGAACTTTCGACGCTGCATCATACCTGCGAAGCCATGGTGCGGATACTGTTCTTGTCCAGAAGTTCTTAAAAGAAGATATTAATACTTATATTAAAAGAGCAAAAATTATAGAGAATGTTTATTTTTACCGGGATGGCATTGTCATTTCAAAGGGAGAGGACGATGTATACTGCGACCAGGTGTTGATTGCACAGGCAGCAGATACACTCCTGACGATGGACGGCGTGTCAGCGTCATTCGTGATCTCCAAAAGATCAGAAGACACGGTAGGCATAAGCGCAAGATCGCTTGGGGAAATCAATGTTCAGGTAGTCATGGAAAATCTCGAAGGTGGCGGACATTTAACCAATGCTGCGACGCAAATGTATGACATTACTACGGATGAGGCCGAAACACTTTTACAAAATGCGATAGAGGATTATTTAGAAGGGGGACAAAAAGAATGA
- the yyaC gene encoding spore protease YyaC → MNLKNHFFERKNNVAKINHEDELAAEKLASEILDHLPNFSTRPIVFVCIGTDRSTGDSLGPLIGTLLQEKEIAPYHVYGTLDDPIHAVNMDAKLAEIKQKHFNPFIIGIDACLGRLKSVGSIQVGNGPVKPGAGVNKELPEVGNMHITGIVNVSGFMEFFVLQNTRLNLVLKMAKTIANGIFESSQQLPKKQDWPKLNWDLEAEQPTVAE, encoded by the coding sequence ATGAATCTCAAAAACCATTTTTTCGAGCGGAAGAACAATGTGGCAAAAATTAACCATGAAGATGAGCTGGCTGCCGAAAAGCTGGCTTCTGAAATCCTGGACCATTTGCCTAATTTCAGCACACGCCCAATTGTTTTTGTCTGTATTGGAACTGACCGCTCTACCGGTGATTCATTGGGTCCTCTAATCGGAACGCTGCTGCAGGAAAAAGAAATCGCACCTTACCATGTATATGGAACACTCGATGATCCGATTCATGCTGTAAATATGGATGCGAAACTGGCCGAAATCAAGCAAAAACACTTCAATCCTTTTATAATCGGCATAGACGCTTGCCTTGGCCGATTAAAAAGTGTAGGCTCCATCCAGGTAGGCAACGGGCCCGTCAAGCCTGGTGCCGGAGTGAATAAGGAACTGCCCGAAGTCGGAAACATGCACATTACCGGCATCGTCAATGTCAGCGGGTTCATGGAATTCTTTGTATTGCAAAATACAAGATTGAACCTCGTTTTAAAAATGGCAAAAACAATCGCAAACGGTATTTTCGAGAGCAGTCAGCAACTACCGAAGAAACAAGATTGGCCAAAGTTGAATTGGGATCTTGAAGCTGAGCAGCCTACAGTTGCGGAATGA
- a CDS encoding molybdopterin-dependent oxidoreductase, giving the protein MATVHHSACPLNCWDSCGFLVTVEDGKVKKVEGNPEHPITQGKICGRGRMLENRTNSEDRLLYPLKKIEGSFQQISWEQALDEIAEKLAHYKESFGTTSVLHSHDYANGGLLTNLDSRFFNLYGGVTELTGSICWGAGIEAQNWDLGDAYSHAPEDLKNSKHVVIWGRNVARTNMHLFQNLQAVKKNGTKIYVIDPIYNATAKLSNEYISIKPGFDGLLAAGIMKELLRMNLQDEEFLANHSTGFDDLKALLDSVSLEYISEAAEVPVETISQLAEVYADRPVSTIMGLGMQRYENGGNTIRLIDALAAVSGNIGIPGGGANYANKQVGQSFDYQNMTMAERKSSSRTFTMMRQAEGILSAVDPEIKMGIVTCGNPLTQVPDTNRVREAFESFETLVVIDQYMTDTAELADYVLPAATAFEVEDVYYSSMYHHYVNHGPKLVEPPGEAKPDAWIWTELANRLGFGKEFDFTREEFMEKGLVSLSQKGITLEKIREEKFAELPVDEVPWADRKFKTPSGKYEFTSSAVVDGRIKLSLPTETKWSNPELAEKYPYTLLSIHPLRSNHSQHYHLFQPEPYVKVEIAGSVAAEKGLKDQDYVRVWNDRGEIHGKVSILKAAHPGTVNIDEGLSARFGGTVNQLTSSRESDNGFGSTLYDCLVNIEKIEKDR; this is encoded by the coding sequence GTGGCAACAGTACATCATTCAGCATGTCCGTTGAATTGCTGGGACAGCTGCGGTTTTCTTGTTACCGTCGAGGATGGAAAAGTAAAGAAGGTTGAAGGCAATCCGGAGCATCCGATCACACAGGGAAAAATCTGCGGACGGGGAAGAATGCTTGAAAACCGGACGAATTCAGAAGATAGATTACTATATCCACTGAAAAAAATCGAGGGCAGTTTCCAGCAGATTTCCTGGGAGCAGGCGCTGGATGAGATTGCAGAAAAGCTGGCTCATTATAAAGAGAGTTTTGGCACCACTTCCGTTTTGCACAGCCACGATTATGCCAACGGTGGTTTGCTCACCAATCTCGACAGCCGCTTTTTTAACTTATATGGCGGAGTAACTGAATTGACAGGTTCTATTTGCTGGGGAGCCGGGATTGAAGCTCAGAATTGGGATTTGGGGGATGCCTACAGCCATGCACCTGAGGATTTGAAAAACAGCAAACATGTCGTCATTTGGGGCAGAAATGTCGCACGTACGAATATGCATCTTTTTCAAAACCTGCAGGCTGTGAAAAAGAACGGCACGAAAATATATGTGATCGATCCTATTTATAATGCAACGGCTAAGCTGTCCAATGAATATATCTCCATAAAACCAGGCTTCGACGGACTTTTAGCGGCTGGCATCATGAAAGAACTGCTGCGAATGAATTTGCAGGACGAGGAGTTTTTGGCAAACCATTCTACAGGCTTCGATGATTTAAAAGCTTTGTTGGATAGCGTTTCGTTAGAATATATCAGTGAAGCAGCTGAAGTGCCGGTGGAAACAATCTCCCAGCTTGCTGAAGTATATGCTGACCGCCCTGTCTCAACGATTATGGGCTTAGGTATGCAGCGCTATGAAAATGGCGGAAATACAATCAGGCTAATTGACGCCCTAGCAGCTGTCAGCGGCAATATCGGCATTCCTGGCGGCGGCGCCAACTATGCGAATAAGCAGGTAGGGCAGAGCTTCGACTACCAAAATATGACCATGGCTGAGAGGAAAAGTTCTTCACGCACATTTACGATGATGAGGCAGGCAGAGGGAATCCTTTCAGCCGTTGATCCTGAAATAAAAATGGGAATTGTCACGTGCGGGAATCCGCTGACACAGGTACCTGATACGAATAGGGTGCGAGAGGCTTTTGAATCGTTCGAAACTCTCGTGGTAATCGATCAGTACATGACGGATACAGCAGAGCTTGCAGATTATGTTTTGCCGGCTGCCACTGCTTTTGAGGTCGAGGATGTTTACTATTCTTCCATGTACCATCATTATGTAAATCACGGGCCGAAGCTGGTAGAACCGCCAGGAGAAGCAAAGCCAGATGCATGGATCTGGACTGAACTGGCAAACAGATTAGGCTTTGGCAAGGAGTTTGATTTTACCAGAGAAGAATTCATGGAAAAGGGGCTTGTTTCATTGTCGCAGAAGGGCATTACTCTCGAAAAAATTCGTGAGGAAAAGTTTGCCGAGCTGCCAGTGGATGAGGTTCCATGGGCTGACCGGAAATTCAAAACGCCAAGCGGCAAGTATGAATTCACCTCTTCTGCAGTCGTTGACGGCCGCATCAAGCTGTCTTTGCCGACCGAAACAAAATGGAGCAATCCCGAACTGGCAGAAAAGTATCCTTATACATTGCTGTCGATTCATCCGCTGCGTTCCAACCATTCGCAGCATTACCACCTGTTCCAGCCAGAACCTTACGTGAAAGTAGAGATTGCTGGTAGCGTCGCTGCTGAAAAAGGGTTGAAAGACCAGGACTATGTCCGTGTGTGGAATGACAGAGGCGAAATCCATGGTAAGGTGTCGATCCTAAAGGCTGCCCACCCGGGAACCGTGAATATCGACGAAGGATTGAGTGCCCGGTTCGGCGGTACCGTCAACCAGCTGACTTCAAGCAGGGAATCAGACAACGGATTCGGAAGCACATTATATGATTGCCTCGTTAATATTGAAAAAATTGAAAAAGATAGATGA
- the dnaB gene encoding replicative DNA helicase gives MSELFADRLPPQNMEAEQAVLGAIFLEPSALTLASEVLLPDDFYRVAHQKIFTVMLDLNDKGKAIDLVTVTEELASSKLIEDVGGVSYLSELAASVPTAANIEYYARIVEEKSLLRRLIRTASGIAEDGYMREDEVEALLAEAEKNIMEVAQRKGGGAFHNIKDVLVRTYDNIEEMHNRKGDITGLETGFTELDRMTAGFQRNDLIIVGARPSVGKTAFALNIAQNVAKKTGENVAIFSLEMGAEQLVMRVLCAEGNIDAQRLRTGSLNDEDWGKLTMAMGSLSNAGIFIDDTPGVKITDIRSKCRRLKQEQGLGMIMIDYLQLILGSGRAGENRQQEVSEISRSLKQLARELQVPVIALSQLSRGVEQRQDKRPMMSDIRESGSIEQDADIVAFLYRDDYYDKESEDKNIIEIIIAKQRNGPVGTVKLAFVKEYNKFVNIENRYDESYAPPGA, from the coding sequence ATGAGTGAATTATTCGCGGATCGACTTCCGCCGCAAAACATGGAAGCGGAACAAGCCGTACTTGGCGCAATATTTTTAGAGCCATCAGCTTTAACTCTTGCTTCAGAAGTTCTATTACCTGATGATTTTTATCGTGTTGCACACCAGAAAATCTTCACCGTTATGCTGGATTTAAATGATAAAGGCAAAGCCATCGACCTGGTGACCGTTACAGAAGAACTGGCATCGTCCAAGCTGATTGAAGATGTTGGCGGCGTCAGTTATTTAAGTGAATTGGCTGCATCGGTACCGACGGCTGCTAATATAGAGTATTATGCTAGAATTGTAGAGGAAAAATCACTGCTGAGAAGGCTGATCCGGACAGCATCAGGCATCGCTGAAGATGGCTATATGCGAGAGGATGAAGTCGAAGCATTACTTGCCGAAGCAGAAAAGAACATCATGGAGGTTGCCCAGCGCAAAGGCGGAGGAGCCTTCCATAATATAAAAGATGTCCTTGTCAGGACATACGATAATATCGAGGAAATGCATAACCGTAAAGGGGATATTACCGGCCTTGAAACTGGATTTACCGAGCTTGATCGAATGACAGCTGGATTCCAGCGTAACGATTTGATTATCGTTGGCGCACGTCCATCTGTTGGTAAAACAGCATTCGCCTTGAATATTGCTCAGAACGTTGCGAAAAAGACTGGAGAGAATGTTGCGATCTTTAGTTTGGAGATGGGTGCAGAACAGCTTGTCATGCGTGTTCTTTGTGCTGAAGGGAATATCGATGCCCAGAGACTGCGTACAGGATCCCTGAATGATGAAGACTGGGGCAAGTTGACGATGGCGATGGGAAGTCTGTCCAATGCAGGGATTTTCATTGATGATACTCCAGGTGTCAAAATTACTGATATCAGGTCAAAATGCCGCCGCTTAAAGCAGGAACAAGGCCTGGGCATGATCATGATTGACTACCTGCAGCTGATCCTCGGGAGCGGTCGTGCCGGCGAAAATCGTCAGCAGGAAGTATCCGAGATATCACGTTCACTTAAGCAACTGGCTCGTGAATTACAGGTCCCTGTAATCGCTCTTTCCCAGCTTTCCCGTGGTGTGGAACAGCGACAGGACAAGCGTCCGATGATGTCCGATATCCGTGAATCAGGTTCAATCGAGCAGGATGCCGATATCGTTGCCTTCCTTTACCGTGATGACTATTATGATAAGGAATCCGAAGACAAGAACATCATTGAAATTATCATCGCCAAGCAGCGTAACGGCCCGGTAGGAACCGTTAAGCTGGCATTCGTAAAAGAATACAATAAATTCGTCAACATTGAAAACAGGTATGACGAATCGTACGCTCCACCTGGGGCATAA
- the ssb gene encoding single-stranded DNA-binding protein, translated as MMNRVILVGRLTKDPELRFTPNGVAVATFTLAVNRSFTNQQGEREADFINCVVWRRPAENVANFLKKGSLAGVDGRVQTRSYEGQDGKRVYVTEVLAESVQFLEPKGQSSDRGDSGYSRQNDQGSPFGNQNQRQNQGYTKVDEDPFAGGGQIDISDDDLPF; from the coding sequence ATGATGAATCGTGTCATTCTTGTCGGTCGTTTGACCAAGGATCCTGAATTACGTTTCACACCGAATGGAGTTGCGGTGGCTACTTTCACTCTTGCGGTAAATCGTTCATTTACCAACCAGCAGGGGGAAAGAGAAGCTGACTTCATCAACTGTGTGGTATGGCGCCGTCCAGCCGAAAATGTTGCTAACTTCTTGAAGAAGGGCAGCCTTGCAGGTGTTGATGGACGAGTTCAAACTCGCAGCTACGAAGGACAAGATGGTAAGCGTGTATACGTTACAGAAGTTCTTGCTGAGAGTGTTCAGTTCCTTGAGCCAAAAGGACAGTCTTCAGACAGAGGGGATAGCGGTTATTCCCGTCAAAATGATCAAGGTTCCCCATTTGGGAATCAGAATCAACGCCAGAACCAAGGTTATACAAAAGTAGATGAAGATCCATTTGCAGGTGGCGGCCAGATCGACATTTCAGATGATGATCTTCCATTCTAA
- the rplI gene encoding 50S ribosomal protein L9 yields MKVIFLKDVKGKGKKGEIKNVADGYAHNFLIKQGLAVEANQAAMSSLNAQQKKEEKVAQQELEDAKALKEKLEKVTVELSAKSGEDGRLFGSITSKQIADELQKANGIKLDKRKIELQDAIRTLGYTKVPVKLHKDVQATLNVHVKEGK; encoded by the coding sequence ATGAAAGTAATCTTTTTGAAGGACGTTAAAGGAAAAGGCAAAAAAGGCGAAATCAAAAATGTGGCTGATGGCTACGCACACAATTTCCTGATTAAACAGGGACTTGCAGTTGAAGCAAATCAAGCCGCGATGAGTTCCCTGAACGCACAGCAGAAGAAAGAAGAGAAGGTGGCTCAGCAGGAGCTTGAAGATGCGAAAGCTTTGAAGGAAAAGCTGGAAAAAGTTACAGTAGAATTATCCGCGAAATCTGGAGAAGATGGACGTCTCTTCGGCTCAATCACAAGCAAGCAGATTGCTGATGAACTACAAAAAGCTAATGGCATCAAGCTTGATAAGCGAAAAATCGAACTCCAGGATGCAATTCGCACACTTGGATACACAAAGGTTCCTGTCAAGCTTCATAAAGATGTTCAGGCAACTTTGAATGTCCACGTAAAAGAAGGTAAATAA
- the ychF gene encoding redox-regulated ATPase YchF has translation MALTAGIVGLPNVGKSTLFNAITQAGAESANYPFCTIDPNVGIVEVPDHRLTKLTELVQPKKTVPTAFEFTDIAGIVKGASKGEGLGNKFLSHIRQVDAICQVVRCFADDNITHVAGKVDPISDIEVINLELILADMESVEKRISRVEKLAKQKDKEASIEFPILARLRDAFEAEQPARAVEFTEEEMKIVKQLHLLTIKPMLYVANVGEEDVADPSGNEYVQKVREFAQKDNAEVIVISAKIEEEVAELEGEEKQMFLEELGIEESGLDQLIRAAYSLLGLATYFTAGVQEVRAWTFRHGMKAPQCAGVIHSDFERGFIRAETVHYDDLLAAGSMAAAKEAGKVRLEGKEYEVKDGDIIHFRFNV, from the coding sequence ATGGCCTTAACAGCAGGTATTGTTGGACTTCCTAACGTTGGGAAATCTACATTGTTTAATGCGATCACACAGGCTGGTGCTGAATCAGCCAACTATCCGTTCTGTACGATTGACCCGAATGTCGGAATCGTTGAGGTTCCTGACCATCGTTTAACTAAATTGACTGAGCTTGTACAGCCGAAAAAGACTGTGCCAACTGCTTTTGAATTCACTGACATCGCTGGAATCGTTAAAGGAGCGAGCAAAGGTGAAGGGTTGGGAAACAAGTTCCTTTCCCATATCCGCCAGGTGGATGCAATCTGCCAGGTTGTCCGCTGCTTTGCGGATGATAATATTACACACGTTGCCGGTAAAGTAGATCCTATTTCCGATATTGAGGTAATCAACCTGGAATTGATTCTTGCTGACATGGAGTCGGTTGAAAAAAGAATTAGCCGTGTCGAGAAATTAGCAAAGCAAAAAGATAAGGAAGCTTCTATTGAGTTTCCAATCCTGGCTCGCCTGCGCGATGCATTTGAAGCTGAACAACCAGCTCGCGCGGTCGAATTCACTGAAGAAGAAATGAAAATCGTTAAACAACTACATTTGCTTACAATCAAACCGATGCTGTATGTTGCTAACGTAGGTGAAGAAGATGTCGCTGATCCAAGCGGAAATGAATATGTACAGAAAGTCCGCGAGTTTGCACAAAAAGATAACGCAGAAGTAATCGTCATCAGTGCAAAAATCGAGGAAGAAGTCGCTGAGCTTGAAGGTGAAGAAAAGCAAATGTTCCTAGAGGAACTAGGCATTGAAGAATCAGGTTTGGACCAATTGATCCGTGCAGCTTACAGTCTGTTAGGACTGGCAACATATTTCACAGCTGGTGTCCAGGAAGTCCGTGCATGGACATTCCGTCATGGCATGAAAGCACCTCAGTGTGCAGGTGTCATCCACTCTGATTTCGAGCGTGGATTCATCCGTGCAGAAACAGTCCACTACGATGATCTTCTTGCAGCCGGATCCATGGCAGCAGCCAAAGAAGCTGGAAAAGTCCGCCTTGAAGGAAAAGAATATGAAGTAAAAGACGGAGACATCATCCACTTCCGTTTCAATGTATAA
- a CDS encoding mechanosensitive ion channel family protein, which produces MTKAEESLTRSQIFLNRISDKLMDEQLWFAIGEGVLKIIAILIITGLFIRIGKIAIRNFFKVRTRGPLRITERREATLMKLLENVLTYVVYFIAIMSILAALTIDVKAMLAGAGIVGLAVGFGAQSLVKDIITGFFIIFEDQFSVGDYVRIGQFEGTVEEIGLRTTKIKSFTGEINILPNGSIVEVTNFSLYNSVAVLDIGIAYEGDLEYAEKVLQEYLETTTEKYPELVKTPELLGVQQFGASEVILRIVAESLPMKHWYMGRQLRKDIKRVLDEHGVEIPFPRMVMYSRQEGGEQKEFGK; this is translated from the coding sequence ATGACGAAAGCAGAAGAGAGTCTGACTAGATCTCAGATATTTTTAAATAGAATAAGCGACAAACTCATGGATGAACAGCTTTGGTTTGCGATTGGGGAAGGTGTTTTAAAGATCATTGCCATCCTGATTATCACAGGTTTGTTCATCCGAATTGGCAAGATTGCGATTCGTAACTTCTTCAAAGTCAGGACGAGGGGGCCGCTAAGGATCACAGAGCGACGTGAAGCAACCCTGATGAAGTTGCTGGAAAATGTGCTAACGTATGTTGTCTATTTTATTGCAATCATGTCCATTCTTGCGGCACTGACGATCGATGTAAAGGCGATGCTTGCTGGTGCGGGAATCGTCGGCCTGGCTGTCGGATTTGGTGCGCAAAGTCTGGTGAAAGACATCATCACCGGCTTCTTCATTATTTTTGAAGACCAGTTCTCGGTTGGCGATTATGTAAGAATCGGACAATTTGAAGGAACTGTGGAGGAAATTGGGCTGCGGACGACGAAGATTAAAAGCTTTACAGGGGAAATCAATATCCTTCCTAATGGCAGCATCGTGGAAGTCACCAACTTCTCGCTTTATAACAGTGTCGCTGTCCTTGACATTGGCATTGCATACGAAGGCGACCTTGAGTATGCCGAAAAAGTGCTTCAGGAATACTTGGAGACAACGACAGAAAAATACCCAGAACTGGTCAAGACACCTGAACTTTTGGGTGTACAGCAATTTGGAGCGTCTGAGGTTATCCTTCGTATAGTGGCGGAATCCCTTCCGATGAAACACTGGTATATGGGGAGACAGCTCCGCAAAGATATAAAGCGTGTCCTTGATGAACATGGAGTTGAGATTCCATTCCCAAGAATGGTCATGTACTCACGCCAGGAAGGCGGAGAACAGAAAGAATTCGGTAAATAA